Proteins from a genomic interval of Zingiber officinale cultivar Zhangliang chromosome 1B, Zo_v1.1, whole genome shotgun sequence:
- the LOC122042432 gene encoding pentatricopeptide repeat-containing protein At5g39350-like: protein MPWQTPILSSSSSLRSLLNATKSLPQIAQIHQHLAACGLYADPSVATKLLQLYADAGDLPSALRLFAVIPSPSVFAWTPILALLSRSSLHRRCLSSYRSMRFAAVAPDGYVFPLVLRSAASAHGQSRHLAAFHAEAFKFAAEAVLSVTSALIDAYSKAGDLTSARRAFDVAGARDLLSWNCIIAAHASVGLLKEALALLDFMISDGCDPDLVTWNTLMDGYCRAGRFAEARAILHQLARPNEISWTTVIVGYARCGNHEASLEIFSRMMHAGSVLPDLDTLSCAAASCRHVADVSAGRAVHAYGVKTNDVGAFYGSAGAALLLLYAGGSRTAAARSVFELMDPTDVVTWNAVVQGLALCGRRLAALEHFRAMMSRGIGWNHATLSNLLPLCDLKHGEEVHAHVIKHGNGGCIVTEMNALIDMYARSGCIRAARRVFSSMDGKDVATWNTMISGFGSHGLGEQAIELVTRMVQLGFKPNAMTLTSALMACAQCGLVDEGIELFGTMPREFRFSPGEEHYACAVDMLARAGQFTEAGRLAGKMPTARVWGAMLASCRTHQNVEFGRMAFEELVRLEPGNPGNYVTMSNIYARADRWNDAVRVRGMMEREELMKKPSGHSWIEVA from the coding sequence ATGCCATGGCAGACGCCGATtctgtcctcctcctcctccctccgATCCCTTCTCAACGCCACCAAATCCCTCCCTCAGATTGCCCAGATCCACCAGCACCTCGCAGCCTGTGGCCTTTACGCAGATCCATCCGTCGCCACGAAGCTCCTCCAGCTCTATGCCGACGCTGGCGACCTCCCGTCCGCACTCCGCCTCTTCGCTGTCATCCCCTCCCCTTCCGTCTTCGCATGGACGCCCATCCTCGCCCTCCTCTCCCGCTCTTCCCTCCATCGTCGTTGCCTTTCGTCCTACCGCTCTATGCGTTTCGCCGCAGTCGCCCCAGATGGCTATGTCTTCCCCCTCGTCCTCCGCTCCGCCGCCTCCGCCCACGGCCAGAGCCGCCACCTTGCTGCCTTCCACGCTGAGGCATTCAAGTTCGCCGCGGAAGCCGTTCTCTCCGTCACCAGCGCCCTGATCGACGCCTACTCCAAAGCCGGCGACCTCACTTCCGCCCGCCGCGCCTTCGACGTCGCGGGAGCCCGCGATCTCCTCTCCTGGAACTGCATCATCGCGGCCCACGCTTCCGTGGGCCTGCTCAAGGAAGCACTGGCCCTGCTCGACTTCATGATATCAGACGGCTGCGATCCCGACCTGGTGACGTGGAACACCTTGATGGACGGCTACTGCCGTGCCGGCCGTTTCGCCGAGGCCCGTGCAATCCTCCACCAGCTTGCCCGGCCCAACGAGATATCGTGGACGACGGTGATCGTGGGCTACGCCCGCTGCGGGAATCACGAGGCATCTCTGGAGATCTTCAGCCGCATGATGCACGCAGGGAGTGTCCTGCCGGACCTGGATACCTTATCCTGCGCGGCCGCCTCCTGTCGCCACGTGGCAGACGTCTCGGCAGGCCGGGCGGTGCACGCTTACGGGGTGAAGACGAACGACGTCGGCGCATTCTACGGCTCCGCCGGAGCAGCGCTGCTCTTGTTGTACGCCGGGGGCAGTCGGACGGCGGCGGCGAGATCGGTGTTCGAGTTGATGGATCCCACGGATGTGGTGACGTGGAACGCCGTGGTCCAAGGGTTGGCTCTATGTGGACGGCGCTTGGCGGCGCTGGAGCACTTTAGGGCGATGATGTCGCGAGGCATAGGATGGAATCACGCCACgctgtccaatttgcttcccttGTGCGACTTGAAGCACGGGGAGGAAGTCCACGCTCATGTCATCAAGCACGGTAACGGAGGATGCATCGTAACTGAGATGAACGCACTGATCGATATGTATGCGAGATCGGGATGCATTCGGGCCGCACGCAGAGTGTTCTCGAGCATGGACGGCAAGGATGTGGCAACGTGGAACACAATGATCAGCGGGTTCGGGTCCCACGGGTTGGGGGAGCAAGCGATCGAGCTTGTGACCCGCATGGTTCAGCTCGGGTTCAAACCGAATGCGATGACATTGACCAGCGCGCTTATGGCATGTGCCCAATGTGGGCTAGTCGATGAGGGGATTGAGCTCTTTGGGACCATGCCTCGGGAATTCAGATTTTCACCAGGCGAGGAGCATTATGCTTGTGCAGTGGATATGCTTGCTCGGGCTGGACAGTTCACTGAGGCCGGTAGACTGGCTGGAAAAATGCCGACGGCAAGGGTATGGGGGGCGATGCTAGCGTCGTGCCGGACACATCAAAATGTGGAGTTTGGCAGGATGGCTTTTGAGGAGCTTGTCCGACTGGAACCAGGAAACCCGGGGAATTATGTCACGATGTCGAATATATATGCGAGAGCAGATAGGTGGAATGATGCGGTGAGGGTGAGGGGGATGATGGAGAGGGAAGAGTTGATGAAGAAGCCATCTGGGCATAGTTGGATTGAGGTAGCTTGA
- the LOC121980634 gene encoding dolichyl-diphosphooligosaccharide--protein glycosyltransferase subunit 4A, with product MIDDQDLGFFANFLGIFIFVLVIAYHYVMADPKYEGN from the coding sequence atgATTGACGATCAAGACTTGGGGTTCTTTGCCAATTTTCTTGGCATCTTTATATTTGTCTTGGTGATCGCTTATCACTATGTAATGGCAGACCCAAAGTATGAAGGAAACTAG